The following are encoded together in the Variovorax sp. PBS-H4 genome:
- a CDS encoding DUF2501 domain-containing protein, with translation MHVPSIAAAAALLALAQASFAQNQMLDALKDKMGGGQAGTESSTAGNAGTTGAAGAALAKGLGISMPAIGASSIGNAAGVIQYCVKNNYLSNDAAGGVKDKLLGMIAGNKTQQTGFANGSKGLLQGSDGKSLNLKSVGGKIKTRACEYVLDNAKSLV, from the coding sequence ATGCACGTTCCATCGATAGCGGCCGCTGCCGCGCTGCTGGCCCTCGCACAGGCGAGCTTTGCCCAGAACCAGATGCTCGATGCGCTCAAGGACAAAATGGGCGGCGGACAAGCAGGGACCGAATCGAGCACCGCCGGCAATGCCGGAACGACCGGGGCCGCGGGTGCAGCGCTTGCCAAGGGCCTGGGCATCTCCATGCCCGCCATCGGCGCAAGCAGCATCGGCAATGCGGCTGGCGTGATCCAGTATTGCGTCAAGAACAACTACCTGAGCAACGACGCAGCGGGCGGTGTCAAGGACAAGCTGCTGGGCATGATCGCCGGCAACAAGACACAGCAGACCGGGTTCGCCAACGGAAGCAAGGGCCTGCTGCAGGGCAGCGACGGCAAGTCCCTCAATCTGAAGAGTGTGGGCGGCAAGATCAAGACCCGGGCCTGCGAGTACGTGCTCGACAACGCGAAGTCGCTGGTCTAG
- a CDS encoding NADH-ubiquinone oxidoreductase-F iron-sulfur binding region domain-containing protein, which yields MTHPGTQNEIQAIPLATPDQLRERIRRKSKLKGRQPEADALQEVRELIGPKPDGGWRRDLLIEHLHRLNDACLGLRDRHLVALASLTNIPMAEVYEVATFYHHFEILRGDEQAPGLTVRVCDGLACELAGAQDLLTRLPALLGAAGREDVRVISAPCIGRCEQAPAAAVHQRALAMATPDEILRALESPPPPARETGHFVPATFAGKSVTPSLDAVQTLPPFTDYATYRANGGYALAAALVNGEQEAEAVIQAMEDSGLRGLGGAGFPAGRKWRIVREQPAPRLMAVNIDEGEPGTFKDRVYLERDPHRFLEGLLIAAQVVGTEACYVYLRDEYHDCRALLQAELARLQADPPCELPRIELRRGAGAYICGEESAMIESIEGKRGEPRMRPPYIAQVGLFGRPTLEHNFETLYWVRDIVERGPDWFSGFGRHGRKGLRSFSVSGRVKQPGVKLAPAGITVQELIDEYCGGMLDGHQLYAYLPGGASGGILPARMNDIPLDFDTLQPYGCFIGSAAVMVLSQHDKARDAARNVMRFFEHESCGQCTPCRVGTAKAAALMEAPVWDQATLEDLAQVMGDASICGLGQAAPNPIRCIQKYFPQEIE from the coding sequence ATGACCCACCCAGGCACCCAGAACGAGATTCAGGCGATCCCCCTCGCCACCCCCGATCAATTGCGCGAGCGCATTCGCCGCAAGAGCAAGCTCAAGGGTCGCCAGCCCGAGGCCGACGCACTGCAGGAGGTGCGCGAACTCATCGGCCCGAAGCCTGATGGCGGCTGGCGGCGCGACCTGCTGATCGAGCACCTTCACCGGCTCAACGACGCGTGCCTCGGCTTGCGCGACCGACACCTGGTGGCGCTGGCCTCGCTCACGAACATTCCGATGGCCGAGGTCTACGAAGTCGCGACCTTCTACCACCACTTCGAGATTCTGCGTGGCGATGAGCAGGCCCCCGGCCTCACCGTGCGCGTGTGCGACGGCCTGGCCTGCGAGCTGGCCGGTGCACAGGATCTGCTCACGCGCCTGCCCGCGCTGCTGGGTGCCGCGGGTCGCGAGGACGTGCGCGTGATCTCCGCGCCCTGCATCGGCCGTTGCGAGCAGGCCCCTGCGGCGGCCGTTCATCAGCGCGCCCTGGCGATGGCGACCCCCGACGAGATCCTGCGGGCGCTGGAATCGCCGCCGCCGCCTGCGCGCGAGACTGGGCATTTCGTGCCCGCAACCTTCGCCGGAAAAAGCGTGACGCCGTCGCTCGATGCGGTGCAGACACTGCCGCCCTTCACCGACTACGCCACCTACCGCGCCAACGGCGGCTACGCGCTGGCGGCGGCCCTGGTCAACGGCGAGCAGGAGGCCGAAGCCGTGATCCAGGCCATGGAAGACTCCGGCCTGCGCGGCCTCGGCGGCGCGGGCTTTCCGGCCGGGCGCAAGTGGCGCATCGTGCGCGAGCAGCCGGCGCCGCGGCTGATGGCGGTCAACATCGACGAGGGCGAGCCCGGCACCTTCAAGGACCGCGTCTACCTGGAGCGCGATCCGCACCGTTTCCTCGAGGGCTTGCTGATCGCGGCGCAGGTGGTGGGCACCGAGGCTTGCTACGTCTACCTGCGCGACGAATACCACGACTGCCGCGCGCTGCTCCAAGCCGAGCTGGCCAGGCTCCAGGCCGATCCGCCCTGCGAGCTGCCGCGCATCGAGCTCAGGCGCGGCGCCGGTGCCTACATCTGCGGCGAGGAGTCCGCGATGATCGAGAGCATCGAAGGCAAGCGCGGAGAGCCCCGCATGCGCCCGCCCTACATCGCGCAGGTCGGCCTGTTCGGCCGCCCGACGCTGGAGCACAACTTCGAGACCCTCTACTGGGTGCGCGACATCGTCGAACGGGGCCCGGACTGGTTCAGCGGCTTCGGCCGCCACGGACGCAAGGGGCTGCGCAGCTTCAGCGTCAGCGGGCGGGTGAAGCAGCCCGGCGTCAAGCTGGCGCCCGCAGGCATCACGGTGCAGGAGCTGATCGACGAGTACTGCGGCGGCATGCTCGACGGCCACCAGCTCTACGCCTACCTGCCCGGCGGCGCCTCGGGCGGCATCCTGCCCGCCCGAATGAACGACATCCCGCTGGACTTCGACACCCTGCAGCCCTACGGTTGCTTCATCGGCTCCGCCGCGGTGATGGTGCTGAGCCAGCACGACAAGGCGCGCGACGCGGCACGCAACGTGATGCGCTTCTTCGAGCATGAGAGCTGCGGGCAATGCACGCCCTGCCGCGTTGGAACGGCCAAGGCCGCGGCGCTCATGGAGGCGCCGGTGTGGGACCAGGCCACGCTGGAGGACCTGGCGCAGGTCATGGGCGATGCATCGATCTGCGGGCTGGGGCAGGCGGCGCCCAATCCGATCCGCTGCATCCAGAAGTACTTTCCGCAGGAGATCGAATGA
- the fdhF gene encoding formate dehydrogenase subunit alpha: protein MNAPAKLNELMPQTVEFTLDGRAVQAFEGESILQAAQRHGVEIPRLCYKEGLRPDGNCRSCVVEVKGERVLAPSCCRNVTSGMEVQAASERALKSQRMVVEMLLSDMPDEGYKWNDGGVAEGKPVGQHGELSQWAQCLGVEVRPALKALRRDQPAPDISHPAMAVNLDACIQCNRCVRACREEQVNDVIGYALRGAGSKIVFDLDDPMGDSTCVACGECVQACPTGALMPKSHIGSQQVDRKVDSVCPFCGVGCLITYNVKDEKIVSVDGRDGPANHGRLCVKGRFGFDYAHHPQRLTKPLIRKPGVPKGFGDAPRPGDWQDAFREASWEEALELAAGKLKDLRDTHGNKALAGFGSAKGSNEEAYLFQKLVRTGFGSNNVDHCTRLCHASSVAALLEGVGSGAVSNQVNDVEHAELIFVIGSNPTANHPVAATWMKNAAKRGAKIVLADPRVTDIGRHAWRTLQFKADADVAMLNALIHVVIDEGLVDEAFVRDRASNFEALRENVKGYSPEAMAPICGIPAETLREVARAFATAKGAMVLWGMGISQHVHGTDNARCLIALVTVTGQIGKPGSGLHPLRGQNNVQGASDAGLIPMMFPNYQRVDDAGVHAWFENFWGVPLDEKPGYTVVEIMHKALAPESDPHKIRGMYIMGENPAMSDPDLNHARHALASLEHLVVQDIFMTETAWLADVVLPASAWPEKIGTVSNTDRMVQLGKRALNPPGDAKPDLWIIQQIAKRMGLSWNYEGEECGVAAVYDEMRQAMHAAISGISWDRLQRESSVTYPCLSADDPGQPTVFIDSFPTADGRVKLVPADIIPADERPDAQYPFVLITGRQLEHWHTGSMTRRAAVLDALEPMATASMNQGDLDLLGLQAGDVITIRSRRGEVAIHVRRDDGTPNGAVFVPFAYYEAAANLMTNAALDPMGKIPEFKYCAVQVLPGGTPMAAAGYGTGAVSAAH from the coding sequence ATGAACGCGCCCGCCAAGCTGAACGAACTGATGCCGCAGACGGTCGAGTTCACGCTCGACGGGCGAGCTGTCCAGGCCTTCGAGGGCGAGAGCATCCTGCAGGCCGCGCAGCGGCATGGGGTGGAGATACCGCGGCTTTGCTACAAGGAGGGGTTGCGGCCCGATGGCAATTGCCGCTCCTGCGTGGTCGAGGTGAAGGGAGAGCGCGTGCTGGCGCCGAGCTGCTGCCGCAATGTGACCTCGGGGATGGAGGTGCAGGCGGCGAGCGAGCGGGCGTTGAAGAGCCAGCGGATGGTGGTGGAGATGCTGCTGTCGGATATGCCGGATGAAGGGTACAAGTGGAACGATGGGGGCGTGGCGGAGGGCAAACCGGTCGGCCAGCACGGCGAGCTCAGCCAGTGGGCTCAATGCCTCGGCGTCGAAGTCCGCCCGGCCCTCAAGGCCCTGCGCCGGGACCAGCCGGCTCCCGACATATCCCACCCCGCCATGGCCGTCAACCTCGACGCCTGCATCCAATGCAACCGCTGCGTGCGTGCCTGCCGCGAGGAGCAGGTCAACGACGTCATCGGCTACGCCCTGCGCGGGGCCGGCTCGAAGATCGTCTTCGACCTCGACGACCCGATGGGCGACAGCACCTGCGTGGCCTGCGGCGAATGCGTGCAGGCCTGCCCCACCGGCGCCCTGATGCCCAAGAGCCACATCGGCTCGCAGCAGGTCGACCGCAAGGTCGACTCGGTCTGCCCCTTCTGCGGTGTGGGCTGCCTGATCACCTACAACGTCAAGGACGAGAAGATCGTCAGCGTCGACGGCCGCGACGGCCCGGCCAACCATGGCCGGCTCTGCGTCAAGGGCCGCTTCGGCTTCGACTACGCGCACCATCCTCAGCGCCTCACCAAGCCCTTGATCCGCAAGCCCGGCGTGCCCAAGGGCTTCGGCGACGCGCCGCGCCCCGGCGACTGGCAGGACGCCTTCCGCGAGGCCAGCTGGGAAGAGGCGCTCGAACTCGCGGCCGGCAAGCTCAAGGACTTGCGCGATACGCACGGCAACAAGGCCCTGGCCGGCTTCGGGTCCGCCAAGGGCAGCAACGAGGAGGCCTACCTGTTCCAGAAGCTGGTGCGCACCGGCTTTGGCAGCAACAACGTCGACCACTGCACGCGCCTGTGCCATGCCTCCAGCGTGGCGGCCCTGCTCGAAGGCGTGGGCTCGGGCGCGGTGAGCAACCAGGTCAACGACGTGGAGCATGCGGAGCTGATCTTCGTCATCGGTTCCAACCCGACCGCCAATCATCCGGTTGCTGCGACGTGGATGAAGAACGCCGCCAAGCGCGGAGCGAAGATCGTGCTGGCAGACCCGCGCGTCACCGACATCGGCCGGCACGCCTGGCGCACCCTGCAGTTCAAGGCCGACGCCGACGTTGCCATGCTCAACGCCCTGATCCACGTCGTGATCGACGAGGGCCTGGTCGACGAGGCCTTCGTGCGCGACCGCGCCAGCAACTTCGAGGCGCTGCGCGAGAACGTCAAGGGCTACAGCCCCGAGGCCATGGCGCCGATCTGCGGCATTCCGGCCGAGACGCTGCGCGAAGTGGCGAGGGCCTTCGCCACAGCCAAAGGTGCGATGGTGCTGTGGGGCATGGGCATCAGCCAGCACGTGCACGGCACCGACAACGCGCGCTGCCTGATCGCGCTGGTGACCGTCACCGGCCAGATCGGCAAGCCCGGCTCGGGCCTGCATCCGCTGCGCGGCCAGAACAACGTGCAGGGCGCGAGCGACGCCGGGCTGATCCCGATGATGTTCCCCAACTACCAGCGCGTCGACGACGCCGGCGTGCATGCGTGGTTCGAGAACTTCTGGGGCGTGCCGCTGGACGAGAAGCCCGGCTACACGGTGGTCGAGATCATGCACAAGGCGTTGGCGCCCGAGAGCGATCCGCACAAGATCCGCGGCATGTACATCATGGGCGAGAACCCCGCGATGAGCGACCCGGACCTCAACCATGCGCGCCATGCGCTCGCGAGCCTGGAGCACCTGGTGGTGCAGGACATCTTCATGACCGAGACCGCCTGGCTGGCCGACGTGGTGCTGCCCGCCAGCGCCTGGCCCGAGAAGATCGGCACCGTGAGCAATACAGACCGCATGGTGCAGCTGGGCAAGCGGGCGTTGAATCCGCCGGGCGACGCAAAGCCCGACCTCTGGATCATTCAGCAGATCGCAAAACGGATGGGCCTGTCCTGGAACTACGAAGGCGAGGAATGCGGCGTCGCGGCCGTCTACGATGAAATGCGCCAGGCCATGCACGCCGCCATCAGCGGCATCAGCTGGGACCGGCTGCAGCGCGAGTCCAGCGTGACCTACCCCTGCCTGAGCGCCGACGATCCGGGCCAGCCGACCGTCTTCATCGACAGCTTCCCGACCGCGGACGGCCGCGTGAAGCTGGTGCCGGCCGACATCATCCCGGCCGACGAGCGGCCCGATGCGCAGTACCCCTTCGTGCTGATCACCGGCCGCCAGCTGGAGCACTGGCACACCGGCAGCATGACGCGGCGCGCGGCGGTGCTCGACGCGCTGGAGCCCATGGCCACCGCCTCGATGAACCAGGGCGACCTCGATCTGCTGGGCCTGCAGGCCGGTGACGTGATCACCATCCGTTCGCGCCGGGGCGAGGTCGCGATCCACGTGCGGCGCGACGACGGCACGCCGAACGGGGCGGTCTTCGTGCCCTTTGCCTACTACGAGGCGGCGGCCAACCTGATGACCAACGCAGCCCTCGATCCGATGGGCAAGATCCCCGAGTTCAAGTACTGCGCGGTACAGGTGTTGCCGGGCGGCACGCCGATGGCGGCGGCGGGCTACGGGACGGGGGCGGTGAGCGCGGCCCACTGA
- a CDS encoding glycosyltransferase family 2 protein has product MSSPSRPAMEVASRAPLAAVPELEQRVPAPARRSISCVIPCYNEGANLNALLSSLEETLWATQLHWEIIVVDDGSADDTVAIAEAWCQLSGFRCISLSRNFGKEAALTAGLQAACGDAVVLLDGDLQHSPALIAEMVRRWQEGAEVVYTVREERTDEHAFKRMGTRLFYKLVNASQRFELPEDAGDFRLMDRRVVDALLSLPERTRFMKGLYAWVGFKAVALPYTPSPRTQGKSSFSAARLVNFAIDGLTSFTTWPLRMVSITGLLLALPALVYGIYLIVEHILVGNPVSGWSTIVVSLMFFMGVQMISTGIVGEYVARIFEEVKGRPLYVVKKVLGHGLDAPQP; this is encoded by the coding sequence ATGAGCAGCCCATCGCGCCCCGCCATGGAAGTCGCAAGCCGCGCGCCGCTCGCCGCTGTGCCGGAGCTGGAGCAGCGCGTACCCGCACCGGCACGCCGCAGCATCTCCTGCGTCATCCCCTGCTACAACGAGGGCGCCAACCTCAACGCGCTGCTGTCGAGCCTGGAGGAGACCCTGTGGGCCACGCAGCTCCATTGGGAGATCATCGTGGTCGACGACGGCAGCGCGGACGACACCGTCGCCATTGCCGAGGCATGGTGCCAGCTCTCGGGCTTCCGCTGCATCAGCCTGTCGCGCAACTTCGGCAAGGAGGCCGCGCTCACCGCCGGCCTGCAGGCCGCCTGCGGCGATGCGGTCGTGCTTCTCGACGGCGATCTGCAGCATTCGCCCGCGCTGATCGCTGAGATGGTGCGGCGCTGGCAGGAGGGCGCCGAGGTGGTCTACACCGTGCGGGAGGAGCGGACCGACGAGCATGCGTTCAAGCGCATGGGTACGCGCCTGTTCTACAAGCTGGTGAACGCCTCGCAGCGCTTCGAGCTGCCCGAGGACGCGGGCGACTTCCGCCTGATGGACCGTCGGGTGGTCGACGCCCTGCTGAGCCTGCCGGAACGCACGCGCTTCATGAAGGGCCTTTACGCGTGGGTCGGCTTCAAGGCCGTGGCGCTGCCCTACACTCCGAGCCCGAGGACGCAGGGGAAGAGCAGCTTCAGCGCCGCGCGGCTGGTCAACTTCGCGATCGACGGGCTGACATCCTTCACCACCTGGCCGCTGCGGATGGTCAGCATCACAGGGCTGCTGCTGGCGCTGCCGGCGCTGGTCTACGGCATCTACCTGATCGTCGAGCACATCCTGGTGGGCAACCCGGTGTCGGGGTGGTCCACCATCGTGGTGAGCCTCATGTTCTTCATGGGCGTCCAGATGATTTCCACCGGCATCGTCGGCGAATACGTCGCGCGCATCTTCGAAGAGGTGAAAGGGCGTCCGCTCTACGTCGTGAAGAAGGTGCTGGGCCACGGTCTGGACGCGCCGCAGCCATGA
- a CDS encoding glycosyltransferase family 39 protein translates to MKAARGTFGPEQAGLVLACLFAWFAATAWLRPLMSPDEGRYAGVAFEMLRSGDWIVPRLDGMPFFHKPPLFYWISAAAMGLMGASEWPARLPSLIGATLAAGGLFLFLRRWAGPARATLAAAVLATMPFFYIGAQYANLDMLVAGCIAATLLLAVHAALSKVQGGPWRATLAGAFAFAALGVLAKGLIGVVLPGGIFLAWCAAIRRPRLAGLLAWPPGWALLLAIMVPWFAAVEMRHPGFLDYFVLTQHVRRFASGGFNGEHPFWFYLPVIAVLTLPWIAWAAAALRPSRGPRAPLSEVDWLMWIWCGVIVLFFSLPRSKLVGYVLPALPPLAYLIATAALGATRAGGRWAAAPRWTVIASGAVCIAAAVGLALQAAPPGKRLQLPAGEAVGAADQVLMLGAYYYELPLYWGLRQPVQVSADWTPTAVAQRDDWRKELYEAGRFDPERSAALLIDVRRLPAALCVPHATWLIGSSGAPVVLPWLAQARLVAVDGDTAVWRFAGGATSDPRCLQLKDGVLP, encoded by the coding sequence ATGAAGGCGGCGCGAGGAACCTTCGGCCCGGAGCAGGCCGGCCTGGTGCTGGCGTGCCTCTTCGCCTGGTTCGCCGCCACCGCCTGGCTGCGTCCCCTGATGTCGCCCGACGAAGGGCGCTATGCCGGCGTGGCCTTCGAGATGCTGCGCTCCGGCGACTGGATCGTGCCGCGGCTGGACGGGATGCCCTTCTTCCACAAGCCGCCGCTCTTCTACTGGATCAGCGCGGCGGCGATGGGGCTGATGGGCGCCTCCGAATGGCCGGCGCGCCTGCCCTCGCTGATCGGCGCCACGCTGGCGGCGGGGGGGCTCTTCCTATTCCTGCGCCGCTGGGCCGGCCCGGCCCGCGCAACCCTGGCCGCCGCGGTGCTCGCCACCATGCCCTTCTTCTACATCGGGGCCCAGTACGCCAACCTCGACATGCTGGTTGCGGGCTGCATCGCGGCCACGCTGCTGCTGGCGGTCCATGCGGCGTTGTCGAAGGTGCAGGGCGGGCCTTGGCGCGCGACGCTGGCCGGCGCCTTCGCCTTTGCAGCGCTCGGCGTTCTGGCCAAGGGGCTGATCGGCGTGGTGCTGCCGGGGGGAATTTTCCTGGCCTGGTGTGCGGCCATCCGCCGCCCCCGACTCGCCGGGCTGCTGGCCTGGCCGCCCGGCTGGGCGCTGCTGCTGGCGATCATGGTGCCCTGGTTCGCGGCGGTGGAGATGCGCCATCCCGGCTTCCTCGATTACTTCGTCCTCACGCAGCATGTGCGCCGCTTCGCGAGCGGGGGCTTCAACGGCGAGCACCCCTTCTGGTTCTACCTGCCGGTGATCGCGGTGCTGACGCTGCCGTGGATCGCATGGGCGGCAGCCGCGCTGCGGCCCTCGCGCGGCCCTCGTGCGCCGCTGTCCGAAGTGGACTGGCTGATGTGGATCTGGTGCGGGGTGATCGTCCTCTTCTTCTCGCTGCCACGCTCGAAGCTGGTCGGCTATGTGCTGCCGGCCCTGCCGCCGCTTGCCTACCTGATCGCAACGGCCGCCCTGGGTGCGACGCGGGCGGGCGGGCGCTGGGCCGCCGCGCCGCGCTGGACGGTTATCGCTTCGGGCGCGGTCTGCATCGCGGCTGCCGTGGGACTCGCCTTGCAGGCTGCGCCGCCCGGCAAGCGGCTGCAACTGCCGGCCGGCGAGGCGGTGGGGGCGGCGGACCAGGTGCTGATGCTGGGCGCCTACTACTACGAGCTGCCGCTCTACTGGGGCTTGCGGCAGCCGGTGCAGGTGTCGGCCGACTGGACGCCGACGGCCGTGGCCCAGCGCGACGACTGGCGCAAGGAGCTCTACGAGGCCGGCCGCTTCGACCCCGAGCGCAGCGCGGCCTTGCTGATCGACGTGCGTCGGCTCCCCGCGGCGCTGTGCGTACCGCACGCGACCTGGCTCATCGGTTCTTCCGGCGCGCCCGTGGTCCTGCCCTGGCTGGCGCAGGCGCGCCTGGTGGCGGTCGACGGTGACACCGCCGTGTGGCGCTTCGCCGGCGGCGCGACGAGCGATCCGCGCTGCCTGCAGCTGAAAGATGGCGTCTTGCCATGA
- a CDS encoding ChbG/HpnK family deacetylase, with protein MNAGGDRFLCICADDFGMSEGINAAVLDLVARAAICAASCMVLRGAWATGAASLRKVDPAAADLGLHLELNRPPSDSPAEPALGGLIAASYLGLLRPGTVRAQIREQLTRFEEGMGRPPAFVDGHRHVHQLPVVREALVEEVALRYGLAAPWIRSTAPPAAARFFPRTKAEVVFALGGRRLCALAAERAIATSGALLGIYGFDGGAVAYRHRLLQWIAICRSGDVLMCHPSLGDAWVAHDAARRHEYAVLRTLAFPVETEGGRVLLRPLSRQPPVKSEARAQSIE; from the coding sequence GTGAACGCGGGCGGCGATCGCTTTCTCTGCATCTGCGCCGACGATTTCGGCATGAGCGAGGGCATCAACGCGGCCGTGCTCGATCTCGTCGCGCGGGCTGCAATCTGCGCTGCTTCCTGCATGGTCCTGCGCGGCGCATGGGCGACCGGCGCTGCGAGCCTGCGCAAGGTCGACCCGGCCGCCGCCGACCTCGGGCTTCACCTCGAGCTGAACCGCCCGCCCTCGGACTCGCCGGCGGAACCTGCGCTTGGCGGCCTGATCGCCGCCAGCTACCTAGGCCTGCTGCGTCCCGGCACGGTGCGGGCCCAGATTCGGGAACAGCTGACGCGATTCGAGGAGGGGATGGGCCGGCCGCCGGCCTTCGTGGACGGGCATCGCCACGTACACCAATTGCCCGTCGTGCGGGAGGCGCTGGTGGAAGAGGTGGCTCTTCGCTACGGCCTCGCGGCGCCCTGGATCCGCAGCACCGCTCCGCCGGCAGCAGCACGATTCTTTCCGAGAACGAAGGCCGAGGTGGTCTTCGCGCTCGGCGGCCGGCGCCTTTGCGCGCTGGCTGCCGAGCGCGCCATCGCGACCAGCGGTGCCCTGCTCGGCATCTATGGCTTCGACGGCGGCGCAGTGGCCTATCGGCATCGGCTGCTGCAATGGATCGCCATCTGCCGCAGCGGCGATGTGCTGATGTGCCACCCGTCGCTCGGTGATGCATGGGTCGCGCACGATGCAGCCCGGCGCCACGAGTACGCCGTGTTACGCACGCTGGCCTTTCCGGTGGAGACCGAGGGGGGCAGGGTCCTGCTGCGCCCGCTTTCCCGCCAACCGCCTGTCAAGTCCGAGGCCCGTGCCCAGTCCATCGAATAG
- a CDS encoding DUF3305 domain-containing protein: MNPPSGPNIDDDIGARPLLEVAVVMRRERLHGPSSHWQPWRWTLEGVIPDEPGFGSAPRLLQQDDEVQRWLHPGFKVELFRDDAEGYELNATTPAPGWFVLWRLEDEATVAPEPIARPVVVTLSYNEAGRWLDAQENVEQVPAPAEVVEWLRTWVDEHHVAEPKRRQRPQSFRPLVDRFGNAASVSTEKKRGRGAGDV; encoded by the coding sequence ATGAACCCGCCCTCCGGTCCGAACATCGACGACGACATCGGCGCGCGCCCCTTGCTCGAGGTCGCGGTCGTGATGCGGCGCGAACGGCTGCACGGGCCCTCCAGCCACTGGCAGCCCTGGCGCTGGACGCTTGAGGGCGTGATACCTGACGAACCCGGCTTCGGCAGTGCGCCGCGCCTGCTGCAGCAAGACGACGAAGTGCAGCGCTGGCTGCACCCGGGCTTCAAGGTCGAATTGTTTCGCGATGACGCCGAAGGTTACGAGCTCAACGCAACGACGCCCGCGCCAGGATGGTTCGTGCTGTGGCGCCTCGAGGATGAAGCTACCGTGGCGCCCGAGCCGATCGCCCGCCCGGTGGTGGTGACGCTGAGCTACAACGAGGCCGGTCGCTGGCTCGATGCGCAGGAAAACGTGGAGCAGGTGCCGGCCCCGGCCGAGGTGGTGGAATGGCTGCGCACCTGGGTCGACGAGCACCACGTGGCCGAACCGAAGCGTCGCCAGCGGCCGCAGAGTTTCAGGCCGTTGGTGGACCGCTTCGGCAATGCGGCCAGCGTGTCGACCGAGAAGAAGCGCGGGCGCGGAGCGGGCGATGTCTGA
- a CDS encoding DUF3306 domain-containing protein → MSEGFFERWSRRKQRVREGEAPEEAEKAPAEAAPVAPVVEAEAPHPDLPPKEEGEMAPPTLADTEALNPESDFKPFLASNVAPEVKNAALKKLFADPHFNVMDGLDTYIDDYSVSTPVPESVLRQMASAKFMKLFDEQPDKNPEADALPDVAQSTTTDTVPSQPVAADGQPARQEADDHHADLRLQQDDAARAEDPRRGAG, encoded by the coding sequence ATGTCTGAGGGGTTCTTCGAGCGCTGGTCCCGGCGCAAGCAGCGGGTGAGGGAAGGGGAAGCGCCGGAAGAGGCGGAGAAAGCGCCTGCGGAGGCTGCGCCGGTTGCGCCGGTCGTGGAGGCTGAGGCCCCCCATCCCGACCTTCCCCCAAAGGAGGAAGGAGAAATGGCCCCGCCGACGCTTGCGGACACCGAAGCGCTCAATCCCGAATCCGACTTCAAGCCTTTCCTCGCCAGCAACGTCGCGCCCGAGGTCAAGAACGCCGCACTCAAGAAGCTGTTTGCCGATCCCCACTTCAATGTCATGGATGGGCTCGACACTTACATCGACGACTATTCCGTTTCGACGCCCGTACCCGAGAGCGTCCTGCGCCAGATGGCGAGCGCGAAGTTCATGAAGCTGTTCGATGAGCAGCCCGACAAAAACCCTGAGGCCGACGCATTGCCGGACGTGGCACAGTCGACCACCACCGACACCGTTCCCAGCCAGCCGGTTGCCGCCGATGGGCAACCGGCACGCCAAGAAGCCGATGACCACCACGCTGATCTGCGACTGCAACAAGACGATGCCGCTCGAGCCGAAGACCCTCGGCGCGGCGCTGGCTGA